The nucleotide sequence AAATGGAATTTGAGAGCAAACTACGTGCGTTGCTTGGCGAGTACGGCTTCAGCTTGAAGAACATCATTGGCATCCTGGATCCAGAAGCTGGTCGTCGTACCTCGACACCAATAGCTGCCCCCGTAAAGGCAGTCCGTAAGGCTCGCGAAGTGAAGATTTACAAGAATCCAAACTCGGGTGAGGTGATCGAAACCAAAGGTGGAAATCATCGACAACTTAAAGAATGGAAAGTCGAGTTTGGCGCAGACGTTGTTGACTCGTGGCGTACTCAGTAAGATCGGTTTGATGATCAGGGGCCTGTAAGGGCCCTTTTTTATTGGTGAGAATTATAAGTCAAGAGTGCAAGTCTTGACCCAGTCCTGCACCAGTTTAATTGCTGGTTAGATCCTTGAATTCCGCCCAAATCTTGGAAGCCTACATTTCATCTGATGCTCTAATCCATAGTGGGAGTCGAGGACGACCTCTAGCAGCTTTATTTGCATCCGTATGGTGTGTTAGTTTTCGGTCGCTGGATAACTATCCTGGCATCGGGACATGTAAAGAAAAAACTGGTTTTTCCGAATCAGAGATACTTCTTGAATGTCGTTGCCGTGATTGCCGTAATGATGCCGAGCATCACAGCACAAGGGAAAAACACAGCCATGGGATTGAGCGAAAAGGGTAGAGACAAGTAGATAACCCAGGGCACGATCAGCAGTGGTAACACGGCTCGTTTAGCTCGATGGTAGACAAAGCTACTTTCTCTCCCTGCGCCAAATTTACGTAGGTCCCGGCGTATCAGTCCATCGACAAAACCAGTGAATATGGCCAGCAGAAACAGGGGGATGGCCAGGACCAGAATGGTCAGGCGCACCACGAAGGTTAAGGTCACATACACTGCAGCCAGTACGAAATCCTCGATGCTCACGTATAGCTGATTGGTCCAACTCCAGAAACCGTTGCCCTGGCTCGACACCCGAGCCTGCCGGGCAAAATCCGCAAAGCCAGTCTCGACCAGCAGCCGCTGATTTAGAAAATCCAGTACTTGAACGATCGTTTGCCCGGGTTGTTGGAGGATGAGTGAAGCTTTGAAGTGCTCGCTGAGCCATCCCAATTCGCTATTCAACATGGCCTGGCTGTGTCGCCAACCCTGATCGCCCCAGAACAGTAGCAGGCCTGCGAACTCGATGAGGATCGAGAACAGCAACGAGGCGATCAGCAATCCGATGATGCGGAGAACCAGGCTGATCGCCGAGATGATCAACCCCGGGCGCTGGACCGATTGTGGCGGCGTGTTCTGGACGGAAGTCGCCATCGTTCACTCCATTGCGCACTGCAGAGTTGAGTTGGGCACGACGTCTTCCGGATCGCTTTCTGTTGAGTCGAAACCTAGGTCAGGGTAGGGCTACCCCACCTGATCTAAATCGAAGTTTGTTGTTGGGCCGCCACCGCTTGCGCTCCACCACTGTCCCGCCTGCGCGTTGTAGGCCGCCCGCATCCGTTGAGTGAGTTCCTGTAGGTCCTTGGGCATGGCGTCGTCGTTGGAGGGTTTTGGCAACGGCATGCGGACTTTCCAGAGCTGCCCACCGGCCTGGAAGGAGAACATTTGCCCCTTGGGCAAACTGACGATATGAGCAGGCTCGATCAACGGCACACTGGTGCTGCTGACACGGTCCTGTGAGGACGAGGTGAAGTCCGTGTTGGCCTCCGGATCGGAGGTGTCGGTCGCACCCGACACCAGGGTCTTGGTCAGCACGTTAACCTTGGGTAACTGCTGGGTGAGCAGTTCAGCGGTGGCGGTTTCGCGCACGCGGAGCATCTGCAGGGTGTTGAAGTTGCCAATCACCTGGCCAGCTTTGGCGCGGTTGCCGATACGTGCTTCGATATCGCTGAGGGTCTGGGTGTAGGCGGTTACCTGGATACCGGCGCCGCCACCCTTGTTGATCAGGGGGATGAACTCATCGCCCATCAATTCGTTGAACTCATCAGCGTGCAGGTTGATCGGCAGCTTGTCACTGCTGCTGCCTGATGGGGGCAGGCCATGGTCAATGCCGTGTTTGTAGATGTGGCCCGCGACCGAGACCAAATCAGCGAACATGGAGTTGCCCACAGCGGCTGCGACTTCGGCGTCGGTCAGCGCATCCAGGCCGACGTAGACGATGCCGCGTTTGCGAATGATCTGCATCCAGTCGAAGATTGGTCGCGGGTCATCTAGGTCGGTGTAGTTGGGGGCCAGCAGTTGGGCGGTCTTGCCGGTGGTGAGTTTCTCCAGCAGCGGCAGCAGCGAAGCAACGATTTTGTCGAAGTAGGTGCGGTCGTAACGTACTGCCGAGCGCAGTCCATCCAGCACCGGA is from Pseudomonas marginalis and encodes:
- a CDS encoding histone-like nucleoid-structuring protein, MvaT/MvaU family, which translates into the protein MSRLAEFRKLEQQLAEQLAELESMKSDSGLKKEMEFESKLRALLGEYGFSLKNIIGILDPEAGRRTSTPIAAPVKAVRKAREVKIYKNPNSGEVIETKGGNHRQLKEWKVEFGADVVDSWRTQ
- a CDS encoding TIGR03747 family integrating conjugative element membrane protein → MATSVQNTPPQSVQRPGLIISAISLVLRIIGLLIASLLFSILIEFAGLLLFWGDQGWRHSQAMLNSELGWLSEHFKASLILQQPGQTIVQVLDFLNQRLLVETGFADFARQARVSSQGNGFWSWTNQLYVSIEDFVLAAVYVTLTFVVRLTILVLAIPLFLLAIFTGFVDGLIRRDLRKFGAGRESSFVYHRAKRAVLPLLIVPWVIYLSLPFSLNPMAVFFPCAVMLGIITAITATTFKKYL